Proteins encoded together in one Impatiens glandulifera chromosome 1, dImpGla2.1, whole genome shotgun sequence window:
- the LOC124932564 gene encoding (+)-neomenthol dehydrogenase-like translates to MDAKTRSYAIVTGGNKGLGFEVCKQLAATGITVVLTARNEKRGLEALEKLKESASDDVTNIIFHRLDVADPSTIAPLVDFVEAKFGKLDILINNAALLGSNVDWKYLEGIVGKPGWTDGIPGELIDSQYEIAEECLQVNYFGTKKMIEAFVPLLQLSDSPRILNVSSGAGTLHVKFGCLPFLRSSSEITIFRALLPCLTVQKLANEWAKGVLNDVDNLTEERIDEVVKEFLKDCKDGTNLETKGWPKILTSYIVSKAALNAYTRVVAKKFPGILVNCASPGYVKTDMTDNTGILSVKEGAENLVRVALLPDDGPSGAFFQQANISSF, encoded by the exons ATGGATGCCAAAACAAGGTCATATGCTATTGTGACAGGAGGAAATAAAGGATTAGGGTTTGAGGTATGCAAACAATTGGCTGCAACTGGCATCACAGTTGTTCTAACCGCAAGAAACGAGAAAAGAGGACTTGAAGCTcttgagaagctcaaagagtCGGCCAGTGATGATGTCACTAATATCATCTTCCATCGCCTTGATGTGGCCGACCCCTCTACAATTGCCCCTCTTGTTGATTTTGTCGAGGCAAAGTTTGGAAAGCTTGATATCTTA ATCAATAATGCTGCTCTTCTAGGATCCAATGTTGATTGGAAATACCTGGAAGGCATTGTTGGTAAG CCTGGATGGACAGATGGCATACCTGGTGAATTAATAGATTCTCAGTACGAGATTGCAGAAGAATGTCTACAAGTAAATTATTTTGGCACAAAAAAGATGATTGAAGCATTTGTTCCTCTACTCCAACTTTCTGATTCTCCAAGAATTTTGAATGTTTCTTCTGGTGCTGGAACTTTACATGTAAAATTTGGCTGCCTTCCTTTCCTTCGAAGCTCAAGTGAAATAACAATCTTTCGGGCTCTTTTGCCTTGTTTAACTG TCCAGAAGTTGGCGAATGAATGGGCTAAAGGAGTGTTAAATGACGTTGACAACCTCACTGAGGAAAGAATAGATGAGGTGGTGAAAGAGTTTCTCAAGGATTGTAAAGATGGAACTAATTTGGAAACCAAAGGTTGGCCAAAGATTCTAACTTCTTATATAGTATCAAAAGCTGCATTGAATGCTTACACTAGAGTTGTAGCCAAGAAGTTTCCGGGTATTCTCGTGAATTGTGCTTCCCCAGGTTATGTTAAGACAGACATGACCGACAATACAGGCATACTTTCTGTGAAAGAAGGAGCCGAAAACCTAGTTAGAGTGGCTTTGTTGCCTGATGATGGACCTTCTGGAGCATTCTTTCAACAAGCTAACATCTcttctttttaa